One Pleurocapsa sp. PCC 7327 DNA segment encodes these proteins:
- a CDS encoding TM0106 family RecB-like putative nuclease, producing the protein MLLTDALLLDYKRCPRRAFLNLYGDNNEREPERDFLLKLRQESQHHVATVLAEFYPNSQQPQASDEDWQTKAKETEVLMQQGVDCIYRGVLIQPNYRDWGLVSEKVLGTQDDEPILFGTPHLLVKQSGLSKFGNWCYMPISIQLGRRPKPEYKLIAAFYAQLLATIQGVLPTTAEIVLRRQNCYIVDLAEWLPRMRETLAECLQMLLARQEPEVFISRQRCGLCHWYGHCYTLAQSQQHLSLVPGVTPSRYEYLQAIGVDTVASLADACPINLGETMGREVATQLKQQAKAIVENRAIRKSNGFLDVRKTIPTASVELYFDIEAEPERNLDYLLGILLVDRQKNSERFYPFLAEKPEEEEIIWNQFLAVVNFYEHAPIFHFSEYEVETIKRLANLYKTPRRQIESLLWRCIDLHKRVIHSVTFPVESYSLKALANWIGFQWRDRGASGDRCVCWYDRWLKTGDRSFLEAILRYNEDDCRATFELKDWLVEFLGKNESI; encoded by the coding sequence ATGCTGCTGACTGATGCCCTGCTACTAGATTATAAACGCTGTCCGCGTCGTGCCTTTTTAAATCTCTATGGAGATAATAACGAACGAGAACCGGAACGAGATTTTCTTCTCAAACTCCGACAAGAAAGCCAACACCACGTTGCTACCGTGCTTGCCGAGTTTTATCCCAACTCTCAGCAGCCTCAAGCTTCTGATGAGGACTGGCAGACAAAAGCCAAAGAAACGGAAGTATTAATGCAGCAGGGCGTAGATTGTATTTACCGTGGGGTTTTGATCCAGCCTAACTACCGAGATTGGGGATTGGTGTCCGAGAAGGTTTTAGGTACCCAAGACGATGAACCAATTCTCTTTGGAACCCCTCATTTACTGGTAAAACAGTCAGGACTCTCAAAGTTTGGCAATTGGTGCTACATGCCGATTAGCATTCAATTAGGTCGCCGTCCGAAACCAGAATATAAGCTGATCGCCGCCTTTTATGCTCAATTGCTGGCAACTATCCAAGGCGTTTTACCCACTACTGCCGAGATTGTCTTGCGCCGTCAGAATTGCTACATTGTCGATCTCGCCGAATGGCTTCCTCGCATGCGGGAGACTTTGGCAGAATGCCTGCAAATGCTCTTGGCGCGTCAAGAACCCGAAGTTTTTATTTCTCGCCAGCGATGCGGCTTATGTCATTGGTACGGTCACTGTTATACCCTTGCTCAATCGCAGCAGCATCTCTCTCTCGTTCCCGGCGTAACTCCTAGTCGCTACGAATATTTACAAGCAATCGGCGTAGATACGGTGGCTTCTCTAGCCGACGCTTGTCCGATTAATCTGGGCGAGACAATGGGTAGGGAAGTTGCCACTCAGTTAAAACAGCAAGCTAAAGCCATTGTCGAAAATCGAGCGATTCGCAAATCTAATGGATTTTTAGACGTTCGCAAGACAATTCCCACTGCTTCTGTTGAGTTGTATTTCGATATCGAAGCAGAACCGGAACGCAACCTAGATTATCTCTTAGGAATTTTACTGGTCGATCGCCAAAAAAATAGCGAACGTTTTTATCCATTTTTGGCAGAAAAACCGGAGGAAGAAGAAATTATTTGGAATCAATTCTTAGCCGTCGTTAATTTCTACGAACATGCCCCCATTTTTCACTTTTCTGAATATGAGGTAGAAACGATTAAACGTCTAGCTAACTTATACAAAACGCCAAGAAGACAAATAGAGTCTTTATTATGGCGCTGCATCGACCTTCATAAGCGAGTGATTCATTCTGTTACTTTTCCGGTGGAAAGTTATTCTCTCAAAGCATTAGCTAATTGGATAGGATTTCAATGGCGCGATCGCGGCGCAAGTGGCGATCGCTGCGTTTGTTGGTACGATCGATGGTTGAAAACGGGCGATCGTAGCTTTTTAGAAGCAATTTTACGCTATAATGAAGATGACTGTCGCGCTACTTTTGAACTAAAAGATTGGCTAGTCGAGTTTTTGGGAAAAAACGAATCAATCTGA
- a CDS encoding aminotransferase class V-fold PLP-dependent enzyme has protein sequence MLDTFSVTARLEKYRQEFPALANKAYFNFGGQGTLSRTALEAIIETHKYLQERGPFSVEVNAWILQKTASLRSAIASELGVSPKTIALTENVTAGCNIVLWGIDWQVGDRILITDCEHPGVIAIVKEISRRFGVDIDLCPIMATLNEGNPIEVISQHLHPKTRLVVLSHLLWNTGQVLPLAKIVGVCHNYSGSNKPVQVLVDAAQSVGSLPLNLTEIGVDFYAFTGHKWLCGPAGVGGLYIRPEAFEKLQPTFIGWRGVNTNEKGELIGWKDDGQRFEVATSAYPEYEGLKAAIALHQQWGTPHERYQQICQLSEYLWQSLSQINGIECLKTSPPQAGLVSFQVTNNSSHKQLVQELEKQGFLLRTIAEPDCIRACVHYFTLSAEIDRLVEAIKQMI, from the coding sequence ATGCTCGACACTTTTTCTGTAACTGCTCGCCTAGAAAAATATCGACAAGAGTTCCCCGCACTGGCGAATAAAGCTTATTTTAACTTTGGGGGACAAGGCACATTGTCTCGCACTGCATTGGAAGCCATTATTGAGACTCACAAATATTTACAAGAACGCGGACCTTTTTCTGTGGAGGTCAATGCTTGGATTTTGCAAAAGACGGCATCTCTGCGAAGCGCGATCGCAAGCGAACTGGGCGTTTCTCCTAAAACGATCGCGTTGACGGAAAACGTGACGGCTGGCTGCAATATCGTTCTGTGGGGCATTGACTGGCAAGTGGGCGATCGCATTTTAATAACGGATTGCGAACATCCTGGAGTCATCGCTATTGTCAAAGAAATTTCGCGGCGTTTCGGAGTAGACATCGATCTCTGTCCGATAATGGCAACGCTCAATGAAGGAAATCCGATTGAAGTTATTTCTCAACATTTACATCCCAAAACTCGTTTGGTCGTTTTGAGTCATTTATTATGGAATACGGGTCAGGTATTGCCTTTAGCTAAAATCGTAGGAGTTTGCCATAATTATTCCGGCAGTAATAAACCCGTACAAGTATTGGTCGATGCCGCCCAATCGGTCGGTTCTCTGCCATTAAACTTAACCGAAATCGGCGTTGATTTTTATGCATTTACCGGACATAAATGGTTGTGCGGTCCAGCGGGAGTGGGAGGATTGTATATTCGTCCCGAAGCTTTTGAGAAACTTCAACCCACATTTATTGGCTGGCGCGGCGTTAATACCAATGAAAAGGGCGAATTAATTGGATGGAAAGATGACGGACAGCGTTTTGAGGTGGCTACTTCTGCTTATCCAGAATATGAAGGGTTGAAAGCCGCGATCGCGCTTCATCAACAATGGGGAACGCCCCATGAACGCTATCAACAAATTTGTCAATTAAGCGAATATCTCTGGCAAAGTTTATCGCAAATTAATGGAATTGAGTGTTTAAAAACTTCTCCTCCCCAAGCGGGATTAGTCTCTTTTCAAGTAACCAATAATAGTTCTCACAAACAACTGGTACAAGAATTAGAGAAACAAGGGTTTCTACTCAGAACCATTGCCGAACCCGATTGCATTCGTGCCTGCGTTCATTATTTTACATTGTCAGCAGAAATCGATCGATTAGTTGAGGCAATCAAGCAAATGATTTAG
- a CDS encoding Uma2 family endonuclease: MTISASKLLTVDEFINSYGDNEHYELIDGELIDMEPTGAHEQVAAFIGRKLNVEIDRLGVPYFIPYRCLIKVLGTQTAFRPDVLVIDQTQLGNEPLWQQEPVITSGASIQLIVEVVSTNWQNDYARKVEDYAVLGIPEYWIVDYLGIGGREYLGKPKQPTITICTLVEDEYQKRLFRNDDLLVSSIFLELQLTAQKVFAAGQ; encoded by the coding sequence ATGACGATCTCGGCATCAAAACTACTAACGGTTGATGAGTTCATTAATTCCTACGGCGACAACGAACATTACGAGCTAATCGATGGCGAGTTGATAGATATGGAACCAACCGGGGCGCACGAGCAAGTAGCTGCTTTTATTGGGCGAAAACTTAATGTGGAAATAGATCGTCTTGGGGTTCCTTACTTTATTCCCTATCGATGTCTCATCAAAGTTTTAGGAACGCAGACAGCTTTTCGTCCCGATGTGCTTGTTATAGACCAAACTCAACTGGGAAACGAACCGTTATGGCAACAAGAACCTGTAATTACATCAGGAGCTTCAATTCAACTTATTGTTGAGGTAGTCAGCACCAATTGGCAAAACGACTACGCTCGTAAGGTCGAGGATTATGCGGTTTTAGGCATTCCTGAATATTGGATCGTGGACTACCTTGGCATTGGCGGAAGAGAGTATCTTGGCAAACCCAAACAGCCAACTATCACGATTTGTACGCTGGTCGAGGATGAGTATCAAAAACGATTGTTTAGAAATGACGATCTGCTTGTTTCCTCTATCTTTCTAGAACTGCAATTGACAGCCCAAAAAGTGTTTGCAGCAGGACAGTAA
- a CDS encoding FAD-binding oxidoreductase — protein MTQVVIIGCGVVGAAIAYELSRVPGLKIALLDERVPASGSTSAALGVLMGAISHKTKGRAWQLRQASLERYETLIPELESLTDMQIPFNRQGIVMLCLAGKELERWEKLHKIRHSKGWKLEIWDLARLQAKCPQIQSEEIIGAVYSPSDRQVNPTILTQALVTGAARNGVNCHFGVKVQKIATTEPDGSNMRHCDRVYLGEKALDVDWLVIAAGLGSTPLTASLTKSVDVRPVLGQALQLKLNKPLGNPDFQPVITGDDVHIVPIGDGEYWVGATVEFPDETGEVIAEPAALEKVRQVAISFCPTLAEAKIVRTWFGKRPRPEGEPAPIIGQLPGYGNVLLATGHYRNGVLLAPATALAIRETICKQ, from the coding sequence ATGACTCAAGTAGTAATTATTGGATGCGGTGTCGTTGGAGCTGCGATCGCTTACGAACTCAGTCGAGTACCGGGATTAAAGATTGCGCTCCTCGACGAACGGGTTCCTGCCTCCGGTTCTACCAGTGCTGCCCTTGGTGTTCTCATGGGGGCAATTAGCCACAAAACTAAAGGGAGAGCGTGGCAGTTGCGCCAAGCAAGCTTGGAACGCTATGAAACCCTAATTCCAGAATTAGAATCCCTCACAGACATGCAAATCCCTTTTAATCGGCAAGGAATTGTTATGCTGTGTTTGGCTGGGAAAGAATTAGAAAGATGGGAAAAATTACACAAAATTCGGCATTCTAAAGGATGGAAATTAGAAATTTGGGATTTAGCACGCCTTCAGGCAAAATGTCCCCAAATCCAATCTGAAGAAATTATCGGTGCTGTTTATTCTCCCAGCGATCGCCAGGTTAACCCCACCATCCTGACTCAAGCCTTAGTTACAGGAGCGGCTAGAAATGGCGTTAACTGTCATTTTGGAGTTAAAGTTCAAAAAATCGCGACAACCGAACCCGATGGCTCGAATATGCGTCACTGCGATCGCGTTTACCTTGGAGAGAAAGCTTTAGATGTAGATTGGTTGGTTATTGCAGCAGGCTTAGGCTCTACTCCGCTAACGGCTTCTTTAACCAAATCCGTAGACGTGCGTCCGGTACTCGGACAAGCGTTGCAACTCAAGCTTAACAAACCTTTGGGTAACCCAGATTTTCAACCCGTCATTACTGGAGATGATGTCCATATCGTGCCGATTGGCGACGGAGAATACTGGGTGGGTGCGACGGTAGAGTTCCCCGACGAGACGGGAGAAGTTATTGCCGAACCCGCCGCCTTAGAAAAAGTAAGACAAGTGGCGATTTCTTTTTGTCCGACTTTGGCTGAGGCGAAAATCGTTCGTACCTGGTTCGGAAAACGTCCTCGCCCAGAAGGAGAACCTGCGCCGATTATCGGTCAATTACCCGGTTATGGCAATGTGCTACTGGCTACAGGTCACTATCGCAATGGGGTTTTACTGGCACCTGCGACAGCATTGGCAATTCGGGAAACGATTTGCAAGCAGTAA
- a CDS encoding ABC transporter permease, with translation MNWWQKLKNNPLARFGAILLLIFYLAVIFADFVAPYSPYASQTDGSLLPPTKIYWRIQEGSQQGQWIGPHVYPTTQSQTDLETGDRKLIIDYKNPSPVRLFAKGDSYRLFQIQLPLPPAFEEVELFPGIAFDRHLFGTEGKGKINILGTDEQGRDEFSRLVFGGRISLFIGLVGIVISFPLGMLIGGISGYFGGWLDVSLMRLVEVLMTIPGIYLLVALAAVLPPGLSSAQRFLLIVLITSFISWSGLARVIRGQVLSLKEQEFVQAARAMGAKPLYIIIQHVLPQTASYIIISATLAVPGFIVAESVLSLIGLGIQQPDPSWGNLLSLSTNASIIVLQPWLIWPPAILIILTVLAFNLLGDGLRDALDPRSLQRRE, from the coding sequence GTGAACTGGTGGCAAAAACTCAAGAACAATCCTCTGGCTCGTTTTGGGGCGATTTTACTACTGATTTTTTATTTGGCGGTCATTTTTGCCGATTTCGTTGCCCCTTATAGTCCTTACGCTTCTCAAACAGATGGTTCTTTGTTGCCACCCACCAAAATTTATTGGCGCATTCAGGAAGGTTCCCAACAAGGACAGTGGATAGGCCCTCACGTTTATCCGACAACTCAGAGTCAAACCGACTTAGAAACGGGCGATCGCAAGTTAATAATAGATTATAAAAACCCTTCGCCCGTGCGCCTATTCGCGAAAGGAGATTCCTATAGATTATTTCAAATTCAGCTTCCCTTACCCCCTGCCTTTGAAGAAGTAGAACTGTTCCCTGGCATTGCCTTTGATAGACACCTGTTCGGAACAGAAGGGAAAGGTAAGATAAATATACTCGGAACCGACGAACAAGGACGAGATGAATTCAGCCGTCTCGTTTTTGGTGGTAGGATCAGTCTTTTTATTGGTTTGGTTGGAATTGTTATCTCTTTTCCTTTGGGAATGCTCATTGGTGGGATTTCTGGCTATTTTGGTGGCTGGCTGGACGTTTCTTTAATGCGTCTGGTTGAAGTCTTGATGACGATTCCTGGGATTTATTTGCTAGTTGCCCTAGCGGCAGTTTTACCGCCTGGTTTATCCAGTGCCCAACGCTTTTTGCTGATCGTTCTGATTACTTCCTTTATCAGTTGGTCGGGACTAGCAAGGGTGATCCGAGGACAGGTTCTTTCGCTCAAAGAACAAGAATTCGTCCAAGCTGCGCGGGCAATGGGGGCAAAACCGCTTTACATTATCATCCAGCACGTCTTGCCTCAGACTGCCAGTTACATTATTATTTCAGCAACTCTGGCAGTGCCAGGATTTATTGTCGCTGAATCCGTCTTGAGTCTCATTGGGTTAGGCATTCAGCAACCCGATCCCAGTTGGGGCAATCTTCTTTCGCTATCGACCAATGCTTCAATTATCGTGTTACAGCCTTGGCTAATTTGGCCTCCAGCGATACTGATTATTTTGACCGTGTTGGCATTTAATTTGCTCGGTGATGGTTTGAGAGATGCCCTCGATCCAAGAAGTTTACAGAGAAGAGAATAA
- a CDS encoding CocE/NonD family hydrolase, with protein MLKVKKETASMYTRDGVRLDADIYRPDSSEKFPVLLMRQPYGRAIASTVVYAHPSWYAAQGYIVVIQDVRGRGSSEGNFNLFAHEIDDGFDTINWTSQLPGSTEKVGMYGFSYQGMTQLYAAINCPSALKTICPSMVAYDLYSDWAYENMAFCLQANLGWAIQIAAETARLQGDEISFQKLYTASRNLPLYDPIPANPSLLKELAPDSFYHTWLNHPYPDEYWEKLSPKNMMQDVDLPMLHIGGWFDPYLRGTLNFYKEMVSRSQFIQYLVIGPWVHLPWGRKVGAVDYGQAAISSIDKLQIAWFDKFLKGIDSEILNAPPVCLFEMGSNKWRYFDAFPSNNQRSYYLTSNGLASIRDDDGKLVAAHPQSSEDTLVHDPWRPVPALGGHASIPGGSFERSGLDIRSDILTYTSVPLEEDLSIAGDILVEIYCQADAPSFDLCAMLSEIYSDGRAYNFTQGYIRVNFDRLPVRIPLQATCMKIAKGNCLRLSLSSACFPAYPVNSGTGKLPHEERAIEARIITLKVNCGGNNSSRILLSAV; from the coding sequence ATGCTCAAAGTAAAAAAAGAAACAGCATCTATGTATACTCGCGATGGAGTAAGACTAGATGCTGACATTTATCGTCCCGATAGTTCCGAAAAATTTCCCGTTTTATTAATGCGACAACCCTATGGGAGGGCAATTGCTTCTACGGTTGTTTATGCCCATCCAAGTTGGTATGCTGCCCAAGGATATATCGTTGTCATTCAAGATGTTCGAGGCAGAGGATCGTCTGAAGGAAACTTCAATCTTTTTGCTCATGAAATAGACGATGGATTTGATACTATTAATTGGACATCTCAACTCCCAGGCAGTACGGAAAAAGTCGGAATGTATGGCTTTTCTTATCAGGGAATGACCCAATTATATGCAGCAATAAATTGTCCTAGCGCCTTAAAAACTATTTGTCCGTCGATGGTTGCCTACGATTTATATAGCGATTGGGCATATGAAAATATGGCATTTTGTTTGCAAGCAAATCTCGGTTGGGCAATTCAAATTGCCGCAGAAACTGCACGCTTGCAAGGCGATGAAATCTCTTTTCAAAAACTCTATACAGCTTCTCGAAATTTACCTTTATACGATCCTATCCCTGCCAATCCTTCCCTTTTAAAAGAATTAGCACCCGACTCTTTTTATCATACTTGGTTAAATCATCCCTATCCCGATGAATATTGGGAAAAACTCTCTCCAAAAAACATGATGCAGGATGTAGATTTACCAATGTTGCATATTGGGGGATGGTTCGATCCTTATTTGCGAGGAACATTGAATTTCTATAAAGAAATGGTAAGCCGTTCCCAATTTATTCAATACTTAGTTATTGGTCCTTGGGTGCATTTACCTTGGGGGCGTAAAGTTGGTGCAGTAGATTATGGTCAAGCAGCAATCAGTTCGATAGATAAATTACAAATTGCATGGTTTGATAAATTCCTTAAAGGAATCGATTCAGAAATTTTGAATGCGCCTCCTGTGTGCTTATTTGAAATGGGAAGCAATAAATGGCGTTATTTCGATGCCTTTCCAAGTAATAATCAAAGATCCTATTATTTAACGAGTAATGGTTTAGCGAGTATTCGAGATGATGATGGGAAATTAGTAGCAGCGCATCCCCAATCTTCAGAAGATACATTAGTTCATGACCCTTGGCGACCCGTCCCCGCATTGGGAGGTCATGCTTCAATTCCTGGAGGGTCTTTTGAACGTTCTGGTCTTGATATTCGTAGCGATATTTTAACTTATACATCTGTCCCTTTAGAAGAAGATTTGAGCATAGCAGGAGATATTCTAGTAGAAATTTATTGCCAAGCAGATGCACCTAGTTTCGATCTTTGTGCGATGTTATCAGAGATCTATTCTGATGGTAGGGCTTATAACTTTACACAGGGATACATTAGAGTTAATTTCGATCGATTGCCCGTCAGAATTCCTTTGCAAGCAACTTGCATGAAAATTGCGAAAGGGAATTGCTTGCGACTTAGTTTAAGTAGTGCTTGTTTTCCTGCTTATCCTGTCAATTCTGGGACGGGTAAATTACCTCACGAAGAGAGAGCGATCGAGGCTAGAATTATTACTTTAAAAGTAAATTGTGGGGGAAATAACTCTTCTCGGATTTTGTTGTCTGCGGTCTAA
- a CDS encoding cupin domain-containing protein: MKERCMIPVVKSPKDYLVFRISPQDSNRLAIVFDSTIADDSLTVCVEIFDPGGRTPTHRHNFAVEMFFILKGEGMAICDGKQIPLRPGDSLLVRPTGIHEIRNPSSERLYALCFMVPNEDFSELIRSGIPEQLDEEDLSVLQRLDALVPC; the protein is encoded by the coding sequence ATGAAAGAGCGTTGCATGATTCCTGTGGTCAAGTCTCCCAAAGACTATTTAGTCTTTCGCATTAGTCCACAGGATAGTAATCGTCTAGCGATCGTTTTTGATTCAACCATTGCTGATGATTCTCTAACGGTTTGCGTAGAAATTTTCGATCCGGGCGGTAGAACTCCCACCCATCGTCATAACTTTGCCGTAGAAATGTTTTTTATTCTCAAAGGCGAAGGTATGGCGATCTGCGATGGCAAACAAATTCCCCTTCGTCCCGGCGATAGTTTATTAGTTCGACCGACAGGAATTCATGAAATTAGAAATCCGAGTTCAGAACGATTGTATGCCCTATGTTTTATGGTGCCTAATGAGGATTTTTCAGAACTAATTCGCAGCGGCATTCCAGAACAATTAGACGAGGAAGATTTGAGCGTACTTCAACGACTTGATGCTCTAGTACCCTGTTGA
- the folP gene encoding dihydropteroate synthase → MTRDKQTMITPLTIRDHTFHWGERTYLMGILNVTPDSFSDGGEFDTLDAALAQAKKLVADGADIIDVGGQSTRPGAEQISLEEELNRVIPLIKALQEEVSVLISIDTTRASVAQAAVEAGADLVNDISGGTYDNQMLPVVAELGVPIVLMHIRGTPKTMQQLTDYEDLVGEIYQFFEERIEQAIQAGIDRSRLIIDPGIGFAKTYEQSLELLRRLSEFRSLEVPILVGPSRKSFIGRILDRNDPKLRVWGTAAACCAAIAGSADLLRVHDVAEMYDVCRVADAIWRS, encoded by the coding sequence ATGACAAGGGACAAACAAACAATGATTACCCCTTTAACTATCCGAGACCATACTTTCCATTGGGGAGAACGCACTTATCTGATGGGAATTTTGAACGTTACTCCCGATAGTTTTAGCGATGGGGGCGAGTTCGATACTCTCGATGCTGCTTTGGCACAGGCAAAGAAACTGGTTGCAGATGGGGCAGATATTATTGATGTTGGCGGTCAGTCCACGCGACCGGGTGCAGAACAAATCTCCTTAGAAGAAGAATTAAACCGCGTTATTCCCCTTATTAAGGCACTGCAGGAAGAGGTTTCCGTGCTGATTTCTATCGATACAACGAGGGCATCTGTCGCTCAAGCAGCGGTAGAAGCAGGGGCAGATCTGGTGAATGATATTTCAGGAGGGACGTATGATAACCAGATGTTACCTGTCGTTGCCGAGTTAGGAGTTCCCATTGTATTAATGCACATTCGCGGTACTCCTAAAACCATGCAACAGTTAACGGATTATGAGGATTTGGTGGGTGAAATTTACCAGTTTTTTGAAGAGCGGATCGAGCAAGCTATTCAAGCAGGAATCGATCGCTCTCGCCTCATTATCGACCCCGGTATCGGTTTTGCCAAGACTTACGAACAGAGTTTAGAATTGCTGAGACGCTTGAGCGAATTCCGTTCTCTAGAAGTCCCCATCTTAGTCGGACCTTCGCGCAAAAGTTTTATCGGTCGCATTCTCGATCGCAATGACCCTAAATTGCGCGTTTGGGGAACTGCTGCCGCTTGTTGCGCTGCGATCGCGGGTTCTGCCGATCTATTGCGCGTTCACGACGTTGCCGAGATGTACGACGTTTGCCGAGTTGCTGATGCCATCTGGCGCTCATAA
- the tpiA gene encoding triose-phosphate isomerase — protein sequence MRKIIIAGNWKMYKTQEEALEFVQAFKSKIEDTDEARKIILCAPFTALGALSKGLHGSRIELGAQNVHWADEGAYTGEIAAPMLAEIGVSYVIIGHSERRQYFGETDETVNLRLKAAQRHGLTPILCVGESKAQRDAGETENIIINQLKKDLVDVDQHNLVIAYEPIWAIGTGDTCEALEANRVIGLIRAQLTNSNVTIQYGGSVKPDNIDEIMAQPEIDGALVGGASLDPTSFARIVNYQ from the coding sequence GTGCGAAAAATTATCATTGCTGGTAACTGGAAAATGTACAAAACCCAAGAAGAAGCCTTGGAGTTCGTACAAGCCTTTAAATCGAAGATAGAAGATACAGACGAAGCGAGAAAAATTATTCTGTGTGCTCCCTTTACAGCTTTGGGAGCGCTGTCTAAAGGTCTACACGGCAGTCGGATCGAACTGGGAGCGCAAAATGTCCATTGGGCGGATGAAGGTGCTTACACAGGCGAAATTGCTGCACCGATGCTCGCAGAAATCGGCGTGAGTTACGTCATTATCGGTCACAGCGAACGCCGACAATATTTTGGAGAAACAGACGAAACAGTGAATCTGCGCCTAAAAGCCGCTCAACGCCACGGTCTAACGCCGATTCTCTGTGTGGGCGAATCAAAGGCACAACGGGATGCAGGCGAAACCGAAAATATCATTATCAATCAGTTGAAAAAAGACTTAGTAGACGTAGACCAACATAATTTGGTAATTGCTTACGAACCTATCTGGGCAATCGGCACGGGGGATACCTGCGAAGCCCTAGAAGCCAATCGCGTCATTGGTTTGATTCGCGCTCAATTGACCAATTCCAATGTCACCATTCAATATGGCGGTTCGGTTAAACCCGATAACATCGACGAAATTATGGCGCAACCAGAAATTGATGGCGCTTTAGTGGGAGGTGCGAGTTTAGACCCTACTAGTTTCGCTCGGATTGTAAATTATCAGTAG
- a CDS encoding DUF3598 family protein: MSSQWEYLLKNLGEWHGSFTRFSPQGKFIEDTPTIVSLEGQDNNTKIHQVVRRFPPGQPPQDLVLDYSSLSRSILFFENGAFSQGSMQWGPFSEFGAEFGLIEGDRRLRLVMLFNADSHFDQLTLIREKLAGSNAPERPPLTVDQLLGEWQGEAVTIYPDFRPSDTCSTRLQVSLLDNNQLEQRLTFGDRAIASTATITGSIVHFDRSDPPVQILLFPDGASCNCPVKIKPRQRFVLEVGWLISPTQRQRIIRSYGDKGEWVSLTWVKEEKC; the protein is encoded by the coding sequence ATGTCCTCTCAATGGGAATATTTACTTAAGAATCTTGGCGAATGGCACGGCTCATTTACTCGCTTCTCGCCCCAAGGAAAATTTATAGAAGACACGCCCACGATAGTTTCTTTGGAAGGACAAGATAATAATACAAAAATTCATCAAGTCGTTCGTCGCTTTCCTCCCGGTCAACCGCCCCAGGATTTAGTGCTAGATTACAGTTCCTTAAGTCGAAGCATTTTATTCTTTGAGAATGGGGCTTTTTCTCAAGGGTCGATGCAATGGGGGCCTTTTTCTGAATTTGGGGCAGAGTTTGGACTGATCGAGGGCGATCGCCGTCTGCGTCTGGTAATGTTATTTAATGCTGACAGTCATTTCGACCAACTCACCCTAATTCGCGAAAAATTAGCTGGATCGAATGCGCCAGAACGACCGCCTCTAACGGTAGACCAGCTTTTGGGGGAATGGCAGGGAGAAGCCGTCACGATCTATCCCGACTTTCGACCCTCCGATACTTGTTCTACTCGCCTTCAAGTTTCCCTTCTCGATAATAACCAATTAGAGCAAAGACTGACGTTTGGCGATCGCGCGATCGCATCGACGGCAACCATAACAGGCTCAATTGTGCATTTCGATCGCAGCGACCCACCCGTACAAATTCTACTCTTCCCCGATGGCGCGTCCTGCAACTGTCCCGTGAAAATCAAACCCCGGCAGCGTTTCGTTCTAGAAGTAGGTTGGTTAATTTCTCCTACCCAACGACAGCGAATTATTCGCAGCTATGGCGATAAAGGAGAATGGGTGAGTCTGACTTGGGTTAAAGAAGAAAAATGCTAA
- the panD gene encoding aspartate 1-decarboxylase: protein MGTIRLMHAKLHRVRVTEANVNYVGSITIDEELLNRVGILPLEEVDVINLNNGKRWSTYALPGEAGSGEICPNGGAALLCQPGDILIIYAYEERDRAEVLRNGHEARVIVADEKNRTQQFFYQTLNPSESGDKVKFQSWDLSESNGHELISSQI from the coding sequence ATGGGAACAATCAGACTAATGCACGCCAAGTTACATCGGGTGCGAGTCACAGAAGCTAATGTCAATTATGTCGGGAGCATCACTATCGATGAGGAATTATTAAATCGAGTTGGTATTCTTCCTCTTGAAGAAGTTGATGTCATCAACCTCAATAATGGCAAACGATGGTCAACCTATGCGCTTCCGGGAGAGGCAGGCAGTGGCGAGATTTGTCCCAATGGCGGTGCGGCATTGCTGTGCCAGCCTGGAGATATTCTAATTATTTATGCTTATGAAGAACGCGATCGCGCAGAAGTTTTACGTAACGGACATGAAGCGCGTGTTATCGTGGCAGACGAGAAAAATCGCACTCAACAATTTTTTTACCAAACTCTAAACCCGTCTGAGAGTGGAGATAAAGTTAAATTTCAGTCTTGGGATCTGAGTGAGAGTAATGGTCACGAGCTGATTTCTTCCCAAATCTAG